From the genome of Cedecea lapagei, one region includes:
- the djlA gene encoding co-chaperone DjlA, with amino-acid sequence MPYWGKVLGVALGLLSGGGFWGVVIGFLVGHMFDKARSRRGAWFANQQQRQALFFSTTFEVMGHLTKSKGRVTEADIQIASLLMDKMQLHGEGRAAAQRAFRAGKENNYPLREKMRQMRSVCFGRSDLIRMFLEIQIQAAFADGSLHPNERQVLYVIAEELGISRGQFDQFLRMMEGGQQFGGGHYQQQSQGGFSQQQRGPTLEDACKVLGVKSSDEPTVIKRAYRKLMSEHHPDKLVAKGLPPEMMQMAKQKAQEIQGAYDLIKSSKGFK; translated from the coding sequence ATGCCGTATTGGGGAAAAGTACTGGGTGTTGCTTTGGGTTTACTCTCGGGCGGCGGCTTTTGGGGAGTGGTGATTGGTTTTCTTGTCGGCCATATGTTCGACAAAGCGCGGAGCCGTCGCGGAGCCTGGTTTGCCAATCAGCAGCAGCGTCAGGCGCTGTTTTTCTCCACCACGTTTGAGGTGATGGGACATCTCACCAAATCGAAAGGGCGGGTGACAGAGGCGGATATTCAAATCGCCTCTTTGCTGATGGACAAAATGCAGCTTCACGGCGAAGGCCGTGCTGCAGCGCAGCGCGCATTTCGTGCCGGTAAAGAAAATAACTATCCGCTGAGAGAAAAGATGAGGCAGATGCGTAGCGTCTGCTTCGGCCGCTCTGACCTGATTCGGATGTTTCTGGAAATCCAGATTCAGGCCGCGTTTGCCGACGGTTCACTGCATCCGAACGAGCGTCAGGTGCTGTATGTGATTGCCGAAGAGCTGGGTATCTCACGCGGCCAGTTCGACCAGTTCCTGCGCATGATGGAGGGTGGCCAGCAGTTTGGCGGCGGGCACTACCAGCAGCAGTCTCAGGGCGGCTTCTCACAGCAGCAAAGAGGGCCGACGCTGGAAGATGCCTGTAAAGTGCTGGGCGTGAAAAGCAGCGATGAGCCAACGGTGATCAAGCGGGCCTATCGTAAGCTTATGAGCGAGCATCACCCTGATAAGCTGGTGGCAAAAGGGTTGCCGCCGGAAATGATGCAGATGGCCAAGCAAAAGGCGCAGGAAATACAGGGCGCATACGACCTGATCAAGTCCTCTAAAGGGTTTAAATAA
- the lptD gene encoding LPS assembly protein LptD, whose translation MKKRIPTLLATLIGSAIYSQQGMAADLASQCMLGIPSYNRPLVQGDGNNLPVTIQADHAKGDYPDNAVFTGNVDVQQGNSRLQSDEVQLHQKQVEGQPEPVRTVDALGNVHYDDDQVILKGPKAWSNLNTKDTNVWSGDYQMVGRQGRGTADLMKQRGDNRYTILENGTFTSCLPGSNTWSVVGSEVIQDRQEEVAEIWNARFKLGPVPVFYSPYLQLPIGDKRRSGFLIPSAKYSTNNGIEFALPYYWNIAPNFDATITPHYIDKRGGIQWQNEFRYLTKAGSGLMEFDYLPSDDEYRNEPGVPQGEKDRRWLFYWNHSGVMDQVWRFNVDYTKVSDSRYFNDFSSQYGNSTDGYATQKFSVGYAVQNFDATLSTKQFQVFANQAGGSSYRAEPQLDVNFYQNDVGPFDTRVYAQAVKFTNVNSNYPDATRVHLEPVINLPVSNGWASLNTEAKLMMTHYQQDNLDKYKQNVNSASTLESTVNRTLPQFKMDGKLIFDRDMDSVAGWTQTLEPRAQYLYVPYRNQSGINNYDSSLLQSDYSGLFRDRTYGGLDRIASANQVTTGLTSRIYDDASVERFNVSAGQIYYFTQSRTGDDNINWEKDKKTGSMVWAGDTYWRMTDRWGLRGGVQYDARLGSVANGNGAIEYRRDADRMVQLTYRYASPEYIQATLPTYYSTADQYKEGISQVGMAASWPIVDRWSVVGAYYYDTNARQSADSMLAIQYNSCCYAIRVGVERKINGWENNMSKYDNVVGFNIELRGLSSNYGLGIPQMLRSNILPYQSSL comes from the coding sequence ATGAAAAAACGTATTCCCACCTTGCTGGCCACATTGATTGGTTCAGCCATTTATAGCCAACAAGGTATGGCTGCCGACCTTGCCTCTCAGTGTATGCTGGGTATCCCAAGCTACAATCGTCCTTTGGTTCAGGGCGATGGCAATAACCTGCCGGTCACTATCCAGGCCGATCACGCGAAAGGTGACTACCCGGATAACGCCGTATTTACCGGGAATGTTGACGTCCAGCAGGGCAACAGCCGCCTGCAGTCAGACGAAGTTCAACTTCATCAGAAGCAGGTTGAGGGCCAGCCGGAACCGGTACGCACCGTTGATGCTTTAGGTAATGTGCATTACGACGACGATCAGGTCATCCTGAAAGGTCCGAAAGCATGGTCGAATTTAAATACCAAAGATACTAACGTCTGGAGCGGGGATTACCAGATGGTTGGTCGCCAGGGTCGCGGTACCGCAGACCTGATGAAACAGCGTGGCGACAACCGCTATACCATCCTCGAAAACGGGACCTTTACCTCCTGTCTGCCGGGCTCCAACACCTGGAGCGTGGTCGGCAGCGAAGTCATTCAGGACAGGCAGGAAGAGGTCGCTGAAATCTGGAACGCCCGCTTTAAGCTGGGCCCGGTGCCGGTCTTCTACAGCCCTTATCTCCAGCTCCCGATCGGTGACAAGCGCCGTTCAGGCTTCCTGATCCCCAGCGCCAAATACAGCACCAATAACGGGATTGAGTTCGCGCTTCCGTACTACTGGAACATTGCGCCCAACTTTGATGCCACCATCACGCCGCACTATATCGACAAGCGCGGTGGTATTCAGTGGCAGAACGAATTCCGCTATTTGACGAAAGCGGGTTCAGGCCTGATGGAGTTTGACTACCTGCCGTCTGATGACGAATACAGGAATGAGCCAGGCGTGCCTCAGGGTGAAAAAGATCGCCGCTGGCTGTTCTACTGGAACCACAGCGGGGTAATGGATCAGGTGTGGCGCTTCAACGTCGACTACACAAAAGTCAGCGACTCGCGCTACTTCAACGACTTTAGCTCCCAGTACGGTAACAGCACCGACGGCTACGCTACGCAGAAATTCAGCGTGGGCTACGCGGTTCAAAACTTCGACGCCACGTTATCGACTAAACAGTTCCAGGTCTTTGCTAACCAGGCCGGCGGTAGCTCTTACCGCGCAGAACCTCAGCTGGACGTTAACTTCTACCAGAACGACGTCGGCCCGTTTGATACCCGTGTTTATGCCCAGGCGGTGAAGTTCACCAACGTGAACTCTAATTATCCTGACGCCACGCGTGTTCACCTGGAACCGGTGATCAACCTTCCAGTTTCTAACGGCTGGGCGAGCCTGAATACCGAAGCCAAGCTGATGATGACCCATTATCAGCAGGATAACCTGGATAAGTACAAGCAGAATGTTAACAGCGCGAGTACGCTGGAAAGCACGGTAAACCGCACCCTGCCGCAGTTTAAAATGGACGGCAAACTTATCTTCGATCGCGATATGGACTCCGTTGCCGGCTGGACGCAGACCCTTGAGCCGCGCGCTCAGTACCTCTACGTGCCTTATCGCAACCAAAGCGGGATCAACAACTACGACTCCTCGCTGCTGCAGTCCGACTACAGCGGGCTATTCCGCGACCGTACCTACGGTGGCCTTGACCGTATTGCCTCCGCAAACCAGGTCACGACCGGCCTGACGTCACGTATTTATGATGACGCTTCCGTTGAACGTTTTAACGTATCCGCAGGTCAAATCTACTACTTCACCCAGTCCCGTACCGGGGATGACAACATTAACTGGGAGAAGGATAAGAAAACAGGATCTATGGTCTGGGCCGGTGACACCTACTGGCGCATGACCGATCGCTGGGGCCTGCGCGGCGGCGTACAGTATGATGCGCGGCTTGGCAGCGTGGCAAATGGCAACGGCGCCATTGAGTACCGTCGCGATGCCGATCGTATGGTGCAGTTGACCTACCGTTACGCCAGCCCGGAGTATATTCAGGCAACGTTACCGACGTATTATTCTACCGCCGATCAGTACAAGGAAGGGATATCACAAGTGGGTATGGCCGCCAGCTGGCCGATCGTTGACCGCTGGTCTGTCGTCGGTGCCTACTACTACGATACCAATGCCAGACAGTCCGCTGACTCTATGCTCGCGATACAGTACAACTCTTGTTGCTATGCAATTCGCGTTGGCGTCGAGCGTAAAATCAACGGCTGGGAAAATAACATGAGTAAATACGATAACGTAGTCGGCTTTAACATCGAGCTACGTGGCCTGAGCTCGAATTATGGCCTGGGTATCCCGCAGATGTTGCGTTCCAACATTCTGCCGTACCAAAGCTCGTTGTAA
- the rluA gene encoding bifunctional tRNA pseudouridine(32) synthase/23S rRNA pseudouridine(746) synthase RluA, producing the protein MLMEPYNPPLDPWLVILYQDEHIMVVNKPSGLLSVPGRLEEHKDSVMTRIQRDFPLAESVHRLDMATSGVIVVALTKAAERELKRQFREREPKKQYVARVWGHPRPEEGVVDLPLICDWPNRPKQKVCYETGKSAQTEYQVLDYSADTTARIQLKPITGRSHQLRVHMQALGHPILGDRFYATPEALAMAPRLQLHAEMLTITHPSYGTPMTFKAPADF; encoded by the coding sequence ATGCTGATGGAACCTTACAATCCGCCTCTTGATCCCTGGCTGGTCATTCTTTATCAGGATGAGCACATCATGGTGGTTAACAAGCCAAGCGGCCTGCTTTCCGTGCCGGGGCGGCTTGAGGAGCATAAAGACAGCGTGATGACGCGCATTCAGCGCGACTTCCCGCTGGCGGAGTCGGTCCATCGGCTGGATATGGCAACCAGCGGCGTGATTGTCGTTGCGCTGACCAAAGCGGCAGAGCGGGAGCTAAAACGTCAGTTCCGCGAACGCGAACCGAAAAAGCAGTACGTGGCTCGCGTCTGGGGCCACCCGCGGCCGGAAGAAGGAGTGGTGGATCTGCCGCTGATTTGTGACTGGCCAAACCGGCCTAAGCAAAAGGTGTGTTACGAGACGGGAAAATCTGCTCAGACCGAGTATCAGGTGCTGGACTACTCGGCGGACACTACCGCCCGTATACAGCTGAAGCCGATTACCGGGCGTTCGCATCAGCTCCGTGTGCATATGCAGGCGCTGGGGCATCCGATTCTCGGCGATCGCTTCTACGCAACACCGGAAGCGCTGGCGATGGCTCCGCGCCTTCAGCTGCATGCCGAAATGCTTACCATCACGCACCCAAGCTATGGCACGCCGATGACTTTTAAAGCTCCGGCGGACTTCTAG
- the rapA gene encoding RNA polymerase-associated protein RapA has protein sequence MPFTLGQRWISDTESELGLGTVVALDARMVTLLFPATGENRLYARNDSPITRVMFNPGDVITSHEGWQLKVDEVKEEKGLLAYLGTRLDTEEQEVLLREVFLDSKLVFSKPQDRLFAGQIDRMDRFALRFRARKYQSEQSRQIWSGLRGMRTSLIPHQLNIAHDVGRRHAPRVLLADEVGLGKTIEAGMIIHQQLLAGSAERVLIVVPETLQHQWLVEMLRRFNLRFALFDDERYAEAQHDSSNPFDTEQLVICSLDFVRRNKQRLENLCEAEWDLLVVDEAHHLVWSEEAPSREYQAIEQLAEHVPGVLLLTATPEQLGMESHFARLRLLDPNRFHDFDMFVEEQQNYRPVADAVALLLAGDRLTDEQLNTMGELIGEQDIEPLLQTANSDREGSEAARQELVSMLMDRHGTSRVLFRNTRNGVKGFPKRELHTIRLPLPTQYQTAIKVSGIMAARKSVEDRARDMLYPEQIYQEFEGDTGTWWNFDPRVEWLMGYLTSHRSQKVLVICAKAATALQLEQVLREREGIRAAVFHEGMSIIERDRAAAWFAEEDTGAQVLLCSEIGSEGRNFQFASQLVMFDLPFNPDLLEQRIGRLDRIGQAHDIQIHVPYLEKTAQSVLVDWYHSGLDAFEHTCPTGRTIYDSVYPQLVEYLAAPENTEGFDALIKQCREQHDALKQQLELGRDRLLEIHSNGGEKAQALAEAISEQDNDTNLVSFAMNLFDIVGINQDDRGDNMVVLTPSDHMLVPDFPGLPEDGCTITFERDVALSREDAQFVTWEHPIIRNGLDLILSGDTGSCALSLLKNKALPVGTLLLELVYVVEAKAPKQLQLNRFLPPTPVRMLVDKNGTNLAAQVEFESFNRQLSAVNRHTGSKLVNAVQSDVHAILQLAEEKVADAAQALIDAAREEADEKLSAELSRLEALKAVNPNIRDDELAAIETNRQQVMEALSQANWRLDALRLIVVTHQ, from the coding sequence ATGCCTTTTACACTTGGTCAACGTTGGATCAGCGATACCGAAAGCGAACTGGGACTGGGAACCGTGGTGGCGCTGGATGCGCGTATGGTTACCCTGCTCTTCCCGGCAACGGGTGAAAATCGTCTGTACGCCAGAAATGACTCCCCGATCACCCGCGTCATGTTTAACCCGGGCGATGTGATTACCAGCCATGAAGGCTGGCAGCTGAAAGTTGATGAAGTTAAGGAAGAAAAGGGTTTACTCGCCTACCTCGGTACTCGTCTCGATACCGAAGAGCAAGAAGTTCTGCTGCGCGAGGTGTTCCTCGACAGCAAGCTGGTCTTCAGCAAGCCGCAGGACCGCCTGTTTGCCGGGCAGATCGACCGCATGGACCGCTTTGCCCTGCGGTTTCGCGCGCGTAAGTACCAAAGCGAGCAATCTCGCCAGATCTGGAGCGGCCTGCGCGGTATGCGCACCAGCCTGATCCCCCACCAGCTGAACATCGCCCACGACGTTGGCCGTCGCCATGCTCCACGCGTCCTGCTCGCCGATGAAGTTGGCCTGGGTAAAACCATTGAAGCCGGGATGATCATCCACCAGCAATTGCTGGCCGGTAGCGCCGAGCGCGTACTGATTGTGGTACCAGAAACCCTTCAGCATCAGTGGCTGGTAGAAATGCTGCGCCGCTTTAACCTGCGCTTCGCGCTGTTTGATGATGAGCGCTACGCGGAAGCCCAGCACGACAGCAGCAACCCGTTTGATACCGAACAGCTGGTGATTTGCTCGCTGGATTTTGTGCGCCGTAATAAGCAGCGTCTGGAAAACCTGTGCGAAGCAGAGTGGGACCTGCTGGTCGTCGATGAAGCCCACCACCTGGTGTGGAGCGAAGAGGCGCCAAGCCGTGAATATCAGGCCATTGAGCAGCTCGCCGAGCATGTTCCTGGCGTCCTGCTGCTGACCGCAACGCCTGAGCAGCTGGGTATGGAAAGCCATTTTGCCCGCCTGCGCCTGCTGGATCCAAACCGCTTCCACGATTTCGACATGTTCGTTGAAGAGCAGCAAAACTACCGCCCGGTCGCCGATGCCGTTGCCCTGCTGCTGGCGGGCGATCGCCTGACGGACGAGCAGCTGAATACCATGGGTGAGCTGATTGGCGAGCAGGATATTGAGCCGCTGCTGCAAACCGCCAACAGCGATCGGGAAGGCAGCGAAGCCGCCCGCCAGGAGCTGGTCTCCATGCTGATGGACAGGCACGGCACCAGCCGCGTGCTGTTCCGTAACACCCGTAACGGAGTGAAGGGCTTCCCGAAACGCGAACTGCATACCATTCGCCTGCCGCTGCCAACGCAGTATCAGACGGCGATCAAAGTGTCCGGCATCATGGCCGCGCGCAAATCCGTTGAGGATCGCGCCCGTGATATGCTCTACCCGGAGCAGATTTATCAGGAGTTTGAAGGCGATACCGGCACCTGGTGGAACTTCGACCCGCGCGTGGAATGGCTGATGGGCTACCTGACCAGCCACCGCTCTCAGAAAGTGCTGGTGATCTGCGCCAAGGCCGCGACGGCGCTTCAGCTTGAGCAGGTTCTGCGCGAGCGTGAAGGTATCCGTGCCGCCGTCTTCCATGAAGGCATGTCGATTATCGAACGCGACCGCGCCGCGGCCTGGTTTGCGGAAGAAGATACCGGCGCTCAGGTGCTGCTGTGTTCCGAAATTGGCTCAGAAGGCCGTAACTTCCAGTTCGCCAGCCAGCTGGTGATGTTTGACCTGCCGTTCAACCCGGATCTGCTGGAGCAGCGTATTGGCCGCCTGGACCGTATCGGCCAGGCGCACGACATCCAGATCCACGTTCCCTACCTGGAAAAAACCGCTCAGTCGGTGCTGGTGGACTGGTACCACTCGGGTCTTGATGCTTTCGAACATACCTGTCCGACCGGCCGCACCATTTATGACAGCGTCTATCCGCAGCTGGTCGAGTATCTTGCGGCCCCGGAAAACACCGAAGGCTTTGATGCCCTGATCAAACAGTGCCGCGAGCAGCACGATGCCCTTAAGCAGCAGCTTGAGCTGGGGCGTGACCGCCTGCTGGAAATTCACTCCAACGGCGGTGAAAAAGCGCAGGCGCTGGCAGAGGCCATTTCAGAACAGGATAACGACACCAACCTCGTTAGCTTCGCCATGAACCTGTTCGACATCGTCGGTATTAACCAGGATGATCGTGGCGACAATATGGTGGTGCTGACCCCGTCCGATCATATGCTGGTTCCGGACTTCCCGGGCCTGCCGGAAGATGGCTGCACTATCACGTTTGAACGTGATGTCGCGCTGTCCCGCGAAGACGCGCAGTTCGTGACCTGGGAACACCCCATCATCCGCAACGGCCTGGATTTGATTCTGTCCGGTGATACCGGAAGCTGCGCCCTGTCCCTGCTGAAGAACAAGGCGCTGCCGGTGGGTACGCTGCTGCTGGAGCTGGTTTATGTTGTTGAGGCCAAGGCGCCTAAGCAGCTGCAGCTCAATCGCTTCCTGCCGCCGACGCCGGTACGCATGCTGGTGGACAAAAACGGGACCAACCTCGCGGCTCAGGTAGAATTTGAAAGCTTCAACCGCCAGCTTAGCGCGGTTAACCGCCACACCGGGAGCAAACTGGTGAACGCGGTGCAGTCCGACGTGCACGCCATTCTTCAACTGGCTGAAGAGAAGGTTGCCGATGCAGCGCAGGCGCTGATCGACGCGGCGCGTGAAGAAGCGGACGAGAAGCTCAGCGCGGAACTGTCCCGCCTGGAAGCGTTGAAGGCCGTGAACCCTAACATTCGTGACGACGAGCTTGCGGCTATCGAAACCAATCGCCAGCAGGTGATGGAAGCCCTGAGCCAGGCAAACTGGCGTCTCGACGCGCTGCGCCTGATTGTCGTGACGCACCAGTAA